From one Alicyclobacillus acidocaldarius subsp. acidocaldarius Tc-4-1 genomic stretch:
- a CDS encoding sugar phosphate isomerase/epimerase family protein has protein sequence MPDIALQMYTLRKPLEDDFDGTLRRVAEIGFRLIELHHYGPYTAGDLRRRLDELGLRAISAHVPLARLESEMDGVLEEARALGLEYVVCPWLPAERREDYAALADVLARASERLRAAGLGFSYHNHDFEFVPYEGQTALDWLLGRVPDAGLELDVYWAHHAGFDPVEIIRRYRGRLDLLHAKDATPDGHFAAVGTGVLPWDAIFQASAEAGVRYVIVEQDVCPGDPFEAIATSLQFLQSRL, from the coding sequence ATGCCCGACATCGCGCTGCAGATGTACACGCTGCGCAAACCGCTGGAGGACGATTTCGACGGGACGCTCCGCCGCGTGGCCGAAATCGGTTTCCGCCTGATTGAGCTTCACCACTACGGGCCTTATACCGCGGGGGATTTGCGTCGCCGCCTCGACGAGTTGGGGCTTCGCGCGATTTCCGCCCATGTCCCGTTGGCTCGCCTGGAGTCCGAGATGGATGGCGTGCTCGAAGAAGCGCGGGCGCTTGGCCTCGAGTACGTCGTTTGTCCGTGGCTTCCCGCCGAGCGCCGCGAAGATTACGCGGCCTTGGCCGACGTGCTCGCCCGCGCGTCGGAGCGCCTGCGCGCGGCAGGGCTTGGCTTCTCGTATCACAACCACGATTTCGAATTCGTGCCTTACGAGGGGCAGACGGCGCTCGACTGGCTGCTTGGGCGCGTGCCCGATGCGGGCCTCGAGCTCGACGTGTACTGGGCGCATCACGCGGGGTTCGATCCCGTCGAGATCATCCGGCGCTATCGCGGACGCCTGGATCTCCTGCACGCGAAAGACGCCACGCCGGATGGGCACTTCGCGGCGGTAGGGACGGGCGTGCTCCCCTGGGATGCCATCTTCCAGGCGTCCGCGGAAGCAGGGGTGCGGTACGTGATCGTCGAACAGGACGTCTGTCCGGGCGATCCGTTCGAGGCCATCGCCACCTCGCTCCAATTTTTGCAGTCGCGTCTGTGA
- a CDS encoding Gfo/Idh/MocA family protein, with amino-acid sequence MPKRSIRIGMVGYQFMGKAHSHAYRDLDFFFDELPVTPVLQAIAGRSEEPLRRAAEAYGFASYETDWRRLVERDDIDVIDIVTPNNAHAEIAIAAAEHGKHVICEKPLAMTVDEAVRMRNAVQAAGVRHLVCHNYRYAPAVQFAKRLIDDGRLGRIYHVRAQYLQDWIMDPDFPLVWRLRKDVTGSGALGDIAAHILDLARFLVGEIREVAACMETFIKERPLGEMAGGLEARASGGTGHVDVDDAVAFLARFDNGAMGVFEATRFAGGHRNGNQFEINGEKGSLRWNLEDMNWLEVYFHSDEPGLQGFRRINCTEPLHPYAERYWPAGHIIGYEHTFLNLFGAFFKGLVEDQPVKPDFEDGVRNQCVLEAVEKAAASRSWENVEYR; translated from the coding sequence ATGCCGAAGCGTTCGATTCGAATCGGCATGGTGGGCTATCAATTCATGGGCAAAGCCCACAGCCACGCGTATCGAGACCTCGACTTCTTTTTCGACGAGCTCCCCGTCACGCCGGTGCTGCAGGCCATCGCCGGGCGGAGTGAGGAGCCGCTTCGGCGGGCGGCCGAGGCGTACGGCTTCGCGTCGTACGAGACGGACTGGCGGCGGTTGGTGGAGCGCGACGACATCGACGTGATCGACATCGTGACGCCGAACAACGCGCACGCCGAGATCGCCATCGCCGCGGCGGAGCACGGCAAGCACGTGATCTGCGAGAAACCGCTCGCCATGACGGTGGACGAGGCTGTCCGCATGCGCAACGCGGTGCAGGCGGCAGGTGTCCGTCACCTCGTGTGCCACAATTACCGGTACGCGCCGGCTGTACAGTTCGCGAAGCGGCTGATCGACGACGGGCGCCTGGGGCGGATCTACCACGTGCGGGCGCAGTATCTGCAGGACTGGATCATGGACCCCGACTTTCCGCTCGTGTGGCGCCTGCGCAAGGACGTGACGGGATCGGGAGCGCTCGGCGACATCGCGGCGCACATTCTGGATCTCGCCCGGTTTTTGGTCGGCGAAATCCGCGAAGTCGCGGCTTGCATGGAGACGTTTATCAAGGAGCGGCCCCTGGGCGAGATGGCCGGCGGGCTTGAGGCGAGAGCGTCTGGCGGCACGGGGCACGTCGACGTGGACGACGCCGTGGCCTTCCTCGCCCGCTTCGACAACGGGGCGATGGGCGTGTTCGAGGCCACGCGCTTCGCGGGCGGGCATCGAAACGGCAATCAGTTCGAGATTAACGGCGAGAAGGGATCTCTTCGCTGGAACCTCGAGGACATGAACTGGCTCGAGGTCTACTTCCACAGCGACGAGCCGGGATTGCAAGGGTTCCGCCGCATCAACTGCACGGAACCCTTACACCCGTACGCGGAGCGGTACTGGCCCGCGGGGCACATCATCGGCTACGAGCACACGTTTTTGAACCTGTTTGGCGCGTTTTTCAAGGGTTTGGTCGAAGACCAGCCTGTGAAGCCCGACTTCGAGGACGGCGTTCGCAATCAATGTGTGTTGGAGGCAGTCGAGAAGGCCGCGGCGTCGAGGTCGTGGGAAAACGTGGAGTACCGCTGA
- a CDS encoding sugar phosphate isomerase/epimerase family protein has product MEPCLHPTLVDETSLVPYLDLARETGYRYVDVPFHWLEAEAERRGDAAVEAMFQKRGLVLANLGLPLNLYDAEPAFLRDLSLLPDRARLCLRLGARSVTAFLWPSMDEEPVRYISQLARRIRQVAVELLPLGMRVGLEYVGPHHLRHRRYPFVQSLADLKTFWEAIGAPNVGALVDSYHWYTAGEHEDDLAQLPPEKVVYVHINDTQDAPEDAHDGRRLLPGDGRIPLVPFLRGLYRAGYRGPVAAEVLHEAPLDGTGESRVRLVRERLEQFIALAKGEN; this is encoded by the coding sequence ATGGAACCCTGTCTGCATCCGACCCTCGTTGACGAGACCTCGCTCGTCCCGTATCTTGACCTCGCGCGTGAAACCGGTTACCGTTACGTCGACGTCCCGTTTCACTGGTTGGAAGCCGAGGCGGAGCGACGCGGCGACGCGGCCGTGGAAGCCATGTTTCAAAAGCGCGGCCTCGTGCTCGCCAACCTCGGCCTCCCGCTCAATCTGTACGACGCAGAACCGGCGTTCCTGCGCGATCTCTCGCTTCTGCCGGATCGGGCCCGTCTGTGCCTGAGGCTTGGCGCGCGCAGCGTGACGGCGTTTCTGTGGCCTTCGATGGACGAGGAGCCGGTGCGCTACATTTCTCAGCTCGCGCGCCGCATCCGCCAGGTGGCGGTGGAGCTCTTGCCGCTCGGCATGCGCGTGGGCCTGGAGTACGTCGGCCCGCACCACTTGCGCCACCGGAGGTATCCGTTCGTGCAGTCGCTCGCGGACCTGAAAACGTTTTGGGAAGCCATCGGTGCGCCCAACGTCGGCGCGCTCGTCGACAGCTACCACTGGTACACCGCGGGAGAGCACGAAGACGATCTCGCCCAGCTTCCGCCGGAAAAGGTGGTCTACGTGCATATCAACGACACCCAGGACGCGCCGGAGGACGCGCACGACGGCAGGCGCCTCCTGCCGGGCGATGGCCGAATTCCGCTCGTGCCTTTTTTGCGCGGGCTGTATCGCGCCGGCTACCGCGGGCCGGTGGCGGCCGAGGTGTTGCACGAGGCGCCGCTTGACGGCACAGGGGAGTCGCGGGTGCGCCTCGTCCGAGAGCGCCTGGAACAGTTCATCGCGTTGGCGAAGGGAGAGAACTGA
- a CDS encoding anti-sigma factor family protein: MGYGFRQEGENHLDNPSICSYCVDYALNELKDELVKKRFERHLATCPACRRDVAEFRELITMFQPKGQADEEHASKKTTVRSAQIIAFPAQPKEDLQPISAKGYVRRKRLTALSLSFALLLMSFVSLAGDHGRYSKAFGTSAWHRISHVSRAIVHRGEEITDKWHWKKGLL; this comes from the coding sequence ATGGGGTATGGATTCCGTCAAGAGGGTGAGAACCATTTGGACAACCCGTCCATCTGTTCCTATTGCGTCGATTACGCGCTGAACGAACTGAAAGACGAGCTGGTGAAGAAGCGATTCGAACGCCACCTCGCCACGTGCCCAGCGTGTCGCCGCGATGTCGCGGAGTTTCGCGAGCTCATCACAATGTTTCAGCCGAAGGGACAGGCCGATGAAGAACACGCATCGAAGAAGACGACCGTGAGGAGCGCGCAGATTATTGCCTTTCCCGCGCAACCCAAGGAGGACTTGCAGCCTATCTCGGCCAAGGGGTATGTGCGGCGCAAACGGCTCACCGCCCTCAGCCTGAGCTTTGCGCTTCTCCTCATGAGCTTCGTAAGCCTCGCGGGCGATCACGGCCGATACTCGAAGGCGTTTGGCACCTCTGCGTGGCACAGGATTTCGCACGTGTCTCGGGCCATCGTGCATCGAGGCGAGGAAATCACGGACAAGTGGCATTGGAAGAAGGGCCTGTTGTAG
- a CDS encoding DMT family transporter, with protein sequence MASLFFAVTFVANEVVSRTGGSWAWNAPLRYFLTLPILFTYVAWKGRLGALLKSLRGDFWRWVAFGTLGFGLFYAPLCLANAYGPAWLVAGVWQTTIVCGVLLTPWLSARRPDGRHAPIPVRELVTSLGIVAGAMLMEMADASQMSWGRAALCAASILIAATAYPAGNRMAMRAYAGEFDALERMLGMTLGSLPFWLAWSSVSAAAVGWPTPRQIAGALLVAVCSGVIATALFFRATDMARESPRALAAVEATQAGEVVFALILELAVLPGDRVGLLGALGVATVVVGLVIHGLAMAARHVSSDGGE encoded by the coding sequence ATGGCCTCTTTGTTTTTCGCGGTGACGTTTGTGGCGAACGAGGTGGTGAGCCGCACGGGCGGATCGTGGGCCTGGAATGCGCCGCTGCGATACTTTCTTACACTGCCGATTCTGTTCACCTACGTCGCCTGGAAGGGGCGCTTGGGCGCGCTCTTAAAGTCCCTTCGGGGCGATTTCTGGCGCTGGGTGGCCTTCGGAACACTCGGATTCGGCTTGTTTTACGCCCCGCTTTGCCTCGCGAACGCGTACGGGCCTGCGTGGCTCGTGGCGGGCGTCTGGCAAACCACCATCGTGTGCGGCGTATTGCTCACGCCTTGGCTGAGCGCGCGCAGGCCCGACGGGCGCCACGCCCCTATCCCCGTCCGGGAGCTCGTGACTTCGCTCGGCATCGTGGCTGGTGCCATGCTCATGGAGATGGCGGACGCTTCCCAGATGTCGTGGGGGCGGGCGGCGCTTTGTGCGGCCAGTATTTTGATAGCGGCCACGGCATATCCTGCCGGCAACCGGATGGCCATGCGCGCCTACGCGGGGGAGTTCGACGCGCTGGAGCGGATGCTCGGTATGACCCTCGGAAGCCTGCCGTTTTGGCTCGCCTGGTCTTCGGTGAGCGCCGCAGCGGTCGGGTGGCCCACACCGCGGCAGATCGCCGGTGCGCTCCTGGTCGCCGTGTGTTCGGGCGTGATCGCCACAGCGCTCTTCTTTCGGGCCACGGACATGGCGCGCGAGTCCCCGCGAGCGTTGGCCGCGGTCGAGGCTACGCAGGCTGGCGAAGTGGTGTTCGCGCTGATCCTCGAACTCGCTGTGCTCCCGGGCGATCGCGTCGGACTGCTTGGCGCCCTGGGCGTGGCGACTGTCGTCGTCGGCTTGGTGATTCACGGGCTGGCCATGGCGGCGCGGCATGTTTCATCCGACGGCGGGGAGTGA
- a CDS encoding sugar phosphate isomerase/epimerase family protein, whose translation MKLGIFTVLFSQMPFEEMLDHVAAAGVDAVEIGTGGYPGNAHCDREALLASPEKRSAFLNAITSRGLEISALSCHNNPLHPNAEVRQKADQELRETIRLAAELGVKTVVTFSGCPGESERSENPVWVTCPWPEEYSRVLEWQWKEKVIPYWTEMNRFAADHGVRIAIEAHPGFVVYNGETLLRLREACGEQIGINFDPSHMFWQGIDPVEAVHALAPHRCIFHVHAKDTGFNKHNVARDGVLDTKPYREELKRAWIFRTVGYGHDQQTWADLLSALQMNGYDGVISIEHEDSLMSIEEGFQKAVAFLRPLVIREKLQQMWWA comes from the coding sequence ATGAAACTCGGCATTTTCACCGTGCTCTTCAGCCAAATGCCGTTCGAAGAGATGCTCGATCACGTCGCCGCGGCGGGCGTGGATGCGGTCGAGATCGGCACAGGCGGTTACCCCGGAAACGCGCACTGCGATCGGGAAGCGCTCCTAGCCTCTCCGGAGAAGCGGTCCGCATTCCTCAACGCCATCACCTCGCGCGGGCTCGAGATCTCGGCGCTCTCGTGCCACAACAATCCGCTCCATCCGAACGCGGAGGTGCGCCAGAAGGCGGATCAGGAGCTGCGCGAGACCATCCGGTTGGCCGCGGAACTCGGCGTGAAGACGGTCGTCACGTTCTCCGGCTGCCCCGGAGAATCGGAGCGCTCGGAGAATCCCGTCTGGGTCACCTGCCCGTGGCCAGAGGAGTATTCGCGCGTGCTCGAGTGGCAGTGGAAGGAGAAAGTCATTCCGTACTGGACGGAGATGAACCGGTTCGCGGCCGATCACGGCGTGCGCATCGCCATCGAGGCGCACCCTGGGTTCGTGGTGTATAACGGAGAGACGCTCCTGCGCCTGCGCGAGGCGTGCGGCGAGCAAATCGGCATCAACTTTGATCCGAGCCACATGTTCTGGCAGGGGATTGATCCCGTCGAGGCTGTGCATGCCCTCGCGCCGCACCGGTGCATCTTCCACGTGCACGCGAAGGACACGGGCTTCAACAAGCACAACGTGGCGCGCGACGGCGTGCTCGACACGAAGCCGTACCGCGAGGAGCTGAAACGGGCCTGGATCTTCCGCACGGTAGGCTATGGACACGATCAGCAGACCTGGGCGGATCTTTTGAGCGCCCTGCAGATGAACGGGTACGACGGTGTCATCTCCATCGAGCACGAGGACAGCCTCATGTCCATCGAAGAGGGATTCCAGAAGGCCGTCGCGTTTTTGCGGCCGCTCGTGATCCGCGAAAAACTTCAGCAGATGTGGTGGGCCTAA
- a CDS encoding DMT family transporter — protein sequence MKDLSTSSRASNHGSLWLIACGAALWGLDALFILALQHWFTSIEIVCFEHVLLALYAIPVLVRRRREWLELGAADWLAVLFVAWGGSAVASILFNVGLAVGIRSDAVNEVLLLQKLQPVFALLLAAIVLGERVRRAYWPWFAVALIGAYILTFGFTWPSLTHASAWAGLCALGAAFLWGGSTVMGKRVMRKVSFPTMTALRFGSALPLLVALTLFGHPNWSRVADGLGHWAVMGNLIYQTVVPSLLSLLVYYRGLGGVKASYATLAELAFPATGLAVNALFLNQTVHAAQWVGFALVWMAVYALSRMADSSDLGERSVREASAGTAA from the coding sequence GTGAAGGACTTATCCACTTCGTCTCGCGCGAGCAACCACGGTTCGCTCTGGCTCATCGCGTGCGGAGCCGCGCTGTGGGGGCTCGACGCGCTTTTCATTCTCGCGCTTCAGCACTGGTTCACGTCGATTGAAATCGTCTGCTTCGAGCACGTGTTGCTCGCGCTTTACGCGATCCCGGTGCTCGTCCGCAGGCGGCGGGAATGGCTGGAGCTCGGCGCCGCGGATTGGCTCGCCGTCCTGTTTGTCGCGTGGGGCGGCTCGGCCGTGGCCTCCATCCTGTTCAACGTCGGGCTCGCCGTGGGCATCCGATCCGACGCCGTGAATGAGGTCCTGCTTTTGCAGAAGCTTCAGCCGGTGTTCGCGCTGTTGTTGGCCGCCATCGTGCTGGGCGAGCGGGTCCGGCGCGCGTATTGGCCGTGGTTCGCGGTGGCTCTCATAGGCGCGTACATCCTGACCTTCGGCTTCACATGGCCCTCCTTGACCCATGCGAGCGCGTGGGCCGGCTTGTGTGCGCTCGGGGCGGCGTTTCTGTGGGGCGGATCCACCGTCATGGGCAAGCGCGTGATGCGAAAGGTTTCGTTTCCCACGATGACGGCCCTTCGCTTCGGATCCGCGCTGCCGCTTCTCGTGGCGCTCACCCTCTTCGGTCACCCGAACTGGTCCCGGGTGGCAGACGGCTTGGGGCACTGGGCTGTGATGGGCAACCTGATCTACCAGACGGTGGTGCCGAGCCTGCTCAGCCTGTTGGTGTACTATCGGGGGCTTGGTGGCGTCAAGGCTTCGTATGCCACGTTGGCGGAGCTCGCGTTTCCGGCCACGGGACTCGCGGTGAACGCGCTATTCTTGAATCAGACGGTGCATGCGGCCCAGTGGGTGGGCTTTGCGCTCGTGTGGATGGCGGTGTACGCGCTCTCGCGCATGGCGGATAGCTCGGATCTCGGTGAGAGGAGCGTTCGGGAGGCGTCGGCGGGCACGGCGGCCTGA
- a CDS encoding CBO0543 family protein, translated as MTSFDLMESLRRELTDMTRVYWLEHNLGTWQWWLFVSLAIVPWLVFVRFVDRARLTEVLLYALVVGLVSSVLDIIGSDLMLWGYKVRLLWFVYPTLLCTDMTIIPVTFALIYQACRRWWTFAPVTLVFSILDALMEPVFHCFDIYVSYHWNLLYSIPIYLALASAAKFMLDALTASERRHRLRTSQPDPK; from the coding sequence GTGACGAGTTTCGACCTGATGGAGAGTCTGAGGCGCGAATTGACGGACATGACGCGCGTGTACTGGCTGGAGCACAATTTGGGTACCTGGCAGTGGTGGCTCTTTGTCAGCCTCGCCATCGTACCATGGCTGGTGTTTGTCCGATTTGTCGATCGCGCCCGGCTGACCGAGGTGCTCCTCTACGCGCTGGTGGTAGGCCTGGTAAGTTCCGTGCTCGACATCATCGGCTCCGATCTGATGCTCTGGGGCTACAAGGTCCGCCTCCTCTGGTTTGTGTATCCGACGCTGCTCTGTACGGACATGACCATCATTCCGGTCACGTTCGCGCTCATCTACCAGGCGTGCAGGCGCTGGTGGACGTTCGCGCCGGTCACGCTTGTTTTCAGCATCCTGGACGCCCTGATGGAACCCGTTTTTCACTGCTTCGACATCTACGTCTCATATCACTGGAATCTTCTCTATTCCATCCCCATCTATCTGGCGCTCGCGTCAGCCGCGAAGTTCATGTTGGACGCCTTGACGGCATCGGAGCGGCGCCATCGGTTGCGAACGTCGCAGCCAGATCCGAAATAA
- a CDS encoding Gfo/Idh/MocA family protein, with translation MTDKIRVGIVGAGGIAQQVHIPNYKKCGEQVEIVAVCDVAVDRAEEAAKRWGIPHFFKTVDEMLEKAELDVVSVCTPNKFHKDATVKALEAGCHVLCEKPPAMTVEEAQAMAEAAKKSGRHLSYGFHYRHTSEVDCLKRFIDAGELGEIYAGTAIAVRRRGIPGWGVFTNKELQGGGPLIDIGCHMLDTALYLMGYPEPTMVWGATYQKLGTRKGVGLLGDWDWEHFTVEDMARGMIQFANGATLVIESAFAANVKERDVMNVKLMGDVGGANVFPLEIYQEKHGALIDVTPAYLPEISPYEREIRRWVDACLTGEPPLSTAEQGVKLQRILNGLYESAERGEPVRL, from the coding sequence GTGACAGACAAGATTCGCGTCGGTATCGTGGGGGCGGGCGGCATTGCCCAGCAGGTGCATATCCCCAATTACAAGAAGTGCGGAGAACAGGTGGAAATCGTGGCCGTCTGCGATGTGGCGGTAGATCGCGCGGAAGAGGCGGCCAAGCGGTGGGGCATTCCGCACTTTTTCAAGACCGTGGATGAGATGCTGGAAAAGGCAGAGCTCGACGTGGTGAGCGTCTGCACACCCAACAAATTCCACAAGGATGCGACAGTGAAGGCGCTCGAGGCGGGCTGTCACGTGCTGTGTGAGAAGCCGCCGGCCATGACGGTGGAAGAGGCGCAGGCGATGGCGGAAGCGGCGAAGAAGAGCGGGAGACACCTGTCGTACGGGTTCCACTATCGGCACACGAGCGAGGTGGACTGCCTGAAGCGGTTCATCGACGCAGGGGAGCTCGGCGAGATCTACGCCGGCACGGCCATCGCGGTGCGGCGCCGCGGCATCCCGGGCTGGGGCGTGTTCACGAACAAGGAGCTGCAGGGCGGCGGGCCGCTCATCGACATCGGCTGCCACATGCTCGACACGGCGCTGTACCTCATGGGCTACCCCGAGCCGACGATGGTGTGGGGGGCAACGTATCAAAAGCTCGGCACGCGCAAGGGCGTCGGGCTTCTCGGCGACTGGGATTGGGAACACTTCACCGTGGAAGACATGGCGCGCGGCATGATTCAATTCGCGAATGGGGCGACGCTCGTCATCGAGTCGGCGTTCGCGGCGAACGTGAAGGAGCGCGACGTCATGAATGTGAAGTTGATGGGCGATGTGGGCGGCGCCAACGTCTTCCCGCTCGAAATCTACCAGGAGAAGCACGGCGCGCTCATCGACGTCACGCCTGCGTACTTGCCGGAAATCTCGCCCTATGAGCGCGAGATCCGCCGCTGGGTTGACGCGTGCCTGACGGGCGAGCCGCCGCTGTCCACGGCCGAGCAGGGGGTCAAGCTGCAGCGCATCTTGAACGGCCTCTACGAATCCGCGGAGCGGGGCGAACCCGTGAGGCTGTAG
- a CDS encoding TrmH family RNA methyltransferase produces MHQHVHSDIQQMLLAEGLLSERELWLADWLRPERLLRLRDVLLRRTGYLAIALEAVDDGHNQAAILRSAEAFGVQHVAVIEGKQPFQPSKGVTQGAHKWLTLHRMPDIGRAIDLLHARGFQVYATDLGEGAQPLDAVDLARPTAILFGNEKDGVSAEARERADGRFYIPMAGFVQSFNVSVAAAIALYELTRRAREAAGDRYALGADERHKLYVTWCLRSLHGATREEARRRLEASGFALDEDLFDEDTRDFSESEPDGARV; encoded by the coding sequence GTGCATCAACACGTGCATTCCGACATCCAACAGATGCTCCTGGCCGAGGGCTTGCTTTCCGAACGTGAGCTCTGGCTCGCCGATTGGCTTCGCCCGGAGCGACTGCTCCGGCTGCGCGACGTGCTCTTGCGGCGAACGGGATATCTTGCCATCGCATTGGAAGCGGTGGACGACGGGCACAATCAAGCCGCTATCCTGCGGAGCGCCGAGGCGTTTGGCGTGCAACATGTAGCCGTGATCGAGGGAAAGCAGCCATTTCAGCCGTCGAAGGGCGTGACGCAGGGCGCGCACAAGTGGCTGACCCTTCACCGCATGCCGGACATCGGCCGCGCCATTGACTTGCTGCACGCGCGCGGATTCCAGGTGTACGCCACGGATCTCGGCGAGGGCGCACAGCCTCTTGACGCGGTCGATCTCGCCCGCCCGACGGCCATCCTGTTCGGCAACGAGAAGGACGGCGTGTCGGCGGAGGCGCGCGAGCGGGCCGACGGGCGATTTTATATCCCGATGGCAGGGTTCGTTCAGAGCTTCAACGTGTCGGTGGCTGCGGCCATCGCCCTGTACGAACTGACGCGGAGGGCTCGGGAGGCAGCCGGCGACCGGTACGCGCTCGGCGCAGACGAGCGCCACAAGCTGTATGTGACGTGGTGCCTTCGTTCTCTTCATGGCGCCACCCGTGAAGAGGCGCGCCGCAGGCTGGAGGCGAGCGGATTTGCGCTCGACGAGGACCTATTCGACGAGGATACCAGGGACTTCAGCGAAAGCGAACCGGATGGGGCGCGTGTCTAG